A genome region from Leptospira congkakensis includes the following:
- a CDS encoding dienelactone hydrolase family protein, with translation MKQLISIFALVFAVKCASVPTAQLPIKSSVSGTPLEYKLDGKTYEGFLAVDSSISGKRPGVLVIHEWWGVNDYPKQRAKQLADLGYVAFVMDLYGKGILAKDHVEAGKLSAANGEPKVMLKKIYKALEILKANPNVDTSKIGAIGYCFGGGGVIELALDGSDLKGGVVSFHGMLGSKNLASGAKKIKSKVLVHHGADDPFIPKTAVDTFIKTVTDAKAPVTFISHPGAVHGFTRPGAEDRGLPGLAYNEKADYASFDSMKAFFAANFK, from the coding sequence ATGAAACAACTCATTTCTATTTTTGCACTCGTTTTTGCCGTTAAGTGTGCGAGTGTGCCAACTGCACAACTTCCTATAAAGTCTTCCGTTTCTGGAACTCCACTGGAATACAAATTAGATGGGAAAACCTATGAGGGATTTCTCGCCGTTGATTCTTCCATTTCAGGAAAACGTCCTGGTGTCCTCGTGATTCACGAATGGTGGGGAGTGAACGATTATCCCAAACAAAGAGCCAAACAACTGGCTGATTTAGGTTATGTTGCCTTTGTGATGGATCTTTATGGAAAGGGTATTCTTGCGAAAGACCATGTAGAAGCAGGCAAACTTTCCGCTGCCAACGGAGAACCGAAAGTAATGCTCAAAAAAATCTATAAGGCTCTCGAGATTCTAAAAGCAAACCCAAATGTGGATACTAGTAAAATTGGAGCCATTGGATATTGTTTTGGTGGTGGTGGAGTCATCGAACTAGCATTAGATGGCTCTGACTTAAAAGGAGGAGTTGTTTCTTTTCATGGTATGCTTGGTAGCAAAAACTTAGCTTCTGGTGCAAAGAAAATAAAATCAAAAGTTTTAGTGCATCATGGTGCTGATGATCCTTTTATTCCGAAAACTGCAGTAGATACGTTTATCAAAACAGTAACTGATGCAAAAGCTCCTGTTACTTTTATCTCTCACCCAGGAGCCGTTCATGGATTTACAAGACCTGGAGCTGAAGATCGTGGACTTCCAGGCCTTGCTTATAATGAAAAAGCTGACTACGCATCTTTTGATAGTATGAAAGCCTTTTTTGCAGCAAACTTTAAATAG
- a CDS encoding acyl-CoA dehydrogenase family protein — protein sequence MIQSNYFQTNEDLKEHFYELIDWNEIVPIYENNYSDSKLYSENNNPRLEYAPSNIDEAKLFYDEILKSCGEISGMYVSQVAATVDSKGLKFDNGNVIHPQEMVDVIKMYHDAGLGPVAFKRRYGGLGAPSIVKAMIAELMYRSDSSITIAVGSMGLAAILEVCASDEMKEEWIPKLISGNYTVTMGLSEPDFGSDLPNITTKATKKDDKWYLNGTKRFQTVACGVNGIPGITLTLARTGTQESGARGLSFFIVENKDYAVQGIEKKLGIKASATCETVFENSEGYLVGKEGFGLVKYVMGMLNGARLSVSSQGTGIVTAAYEEALKYAKERIQFGKPIYEIPAVRRMLNRMERELAGMRCLMVEAAFSVDKYYWYEDGRTVSPEESKIGKFWEKVANTLTPISKYYNSEMCNDLVYDGLQVLGGAGYTEDYDLSRLYRDARITNIYDGTTQIQVNAAIGGITSGMSPTGTFRSYLDHLAKGSESNSKLLEIRTLFESIVDTYKSIEKQETKEAHSFEVVESAARVVVGYLMERAKNKSTSRKELRSTWCKGFHLDSLAILSANQIRLKHLKD from the coding sequence ATGATCCAAAGTAACTACTTTCAAACCAACGAAGACCTAAAAGAACATTTTTACGAATTAATTGATTGGAATGAAATTGTTCCTATTTATGAAAATAATTATTCTGATTCCAAACTTTATTCCGAAAACAATAACCCTAGGTTAGAATATGCACCATCTAATATCGATGAGGCGAAATTGTTTTATGACGAAATCCTAAAATCCTGCGGAGAAATCAGTGGGATGTATGTTTCCCAAGTTGCTGCAACTGTGGATTCCAAAGGTCTAAAATTTGATAATGGAAACGTGATCCATCCACAAGAGATGGTGGATGTAATTAAAATGTATCATGATGCAGGACTTGGTCCTGTTGCTTTTAAAAGAAGATATGGTGGACTAGGTGCACCTAGCATTGTAAAGGCGATGATTGCAGAACTGATGTATAGGTCCGATAGTTCTATTACCATCGCGGTGGGAAGTATGGGCCTTGCCGCTATTTTGGAAGTCTGTGCCTCTGATGAGATGAAAGAAGAATGGATCCCAAAATTAATCTCAGGCAATTATACAGTCACCATGGGATTATCAGAACCAGATTTTGGATCTGATTTGCCAAACATTACCACTAAAGCAACAAAGAAAGATGATAAGTGGTATCTCAACGGAACCAAAAGATTTCAAACTGTAGCCTGTGGAGTGAATGGTATCCCGGGTATCACTCTCACGTTAGCAAGAACAGGAACCCAAGAAAGTGGAGCCAGAGGGCTTTCTTTTTTTATTGTTGAAAACAAAGATTATGCGGTGCAAGGAATCGAAAAAAAATTAGGAATCAAAGCTTCAGCCACTTGTGAAACTGTCTTCGAAAACAGTGAAGGTTATCTTGTTGGTAAAGAAGGATTTGGACTTGTAAAGTATGTAATGGGTATGTTAAACGGTGCCCGCCTGAGTGTTTCCTCCCAAGGTACAGGCATTGTCACTGCTGCGTACGAAGAAGCTCTTAAATACGCAAAAGAAAGAATCCAATTTGGAAAACCGATTTATGAAATTCCTGCTGTCCGTCGTATGTTGAATCGAATGGAACGCGAACTTGCGGGTATGCGCTGCCTTATGGTGGAAGCGGCCTTTTCTGTAGATAAATACTATTGGTATGAGGATGGGCGAACCGTTTCCCCGGAAGAATCCAAAATTGGAAAATTCTGGGAAAAAGTGGCAAACACACTCACACCAATATCCAAATACTACAATTCAGAAATGTGTAATGATTTAGTTTATGATGGATTACAAGTATTAGGTGGTGCTGGGTATACAGAAGATTATGATCTTTCTAGACTCTATCGTGATGCAAGAATCACCAATATTTATGATGGAACCACACAAATCCAAGTGAACGCAGCCATTGGTGGCATTACCTCTGGAATGAGCCCGACAGGAACTTTCCGTAGTTATCTAGATCATTTGGCAAAAGGATCAGAATCCAATTCCAAACTCCTAGAGATCCGAACTCTATTCGAATCCATTGTTGATACATATAAATCCATCGAAAAACAAGAAACAAAAGAAGCCCATAGTTTTGAAGTGGTGGAATCGGCAGCAAGAGTTGTGGTAGGATACTTGATGGAAAGAGCCAAAAACAAATCCACTAGCAGAAAAGAACTACGTAGTACTTGGTGTAAAGGATTTCATTTGGATAGTTTGGCCATCCTATCTGCAAATCAAATCAGACTGAAACATTTGAAGGATTAA
- a CDS encoding fatty acid desaturase family protein: MRTISKTLNHEEIEAFGKEVDSLREEVMAKVGKEDADHIRSIYKIYRYTEILGRGLIHFSFEPISFVLGSLILGGSKIINNMELGHNVLHGQYDWMNDPRFNSRTFEWDIVSDAHQWKFYHNYMHHTYTNVLNKDHDYGYNFTRLTEGQKWKPVHLTQPFTNMFLAMNFQWGVGAHGYRVEYMEIPKKQRKKKSLKDYKAVFFKKIELQLVKDYLFFPLLAGLNFPKIILGNLIANLIRNLWTYAVIFCGHFTENAESFSVDDIVGETKAQWYLRQLKGSSNLDGSNFFYTMTGHLSHQIEHHMFPDMPAKRYREVAPRLKEICAKYGQHYNTGSFVKQFASVWKRIVAYSFPDSIAGKLMGNKKKYLEPTALLSQPSFQISLPSEEKSATLT, from the coding sequence ATGAGAACAATTAGCAAAACATTAAACCACGAAGAAATTGAAGCCTTTGGAAAAGAAGTGGATTCACTCCGCGAAGAAGTAATGGCAAAGGTCGGTAAAGAAGATGCAGATCATATCCGATCCATCTATAAGATCTATCGTTACACAGAAATTTTAGGTCGTGGTCTCATCCACTTTAGTTTTGAACCTATTTCCTTTGTGCTTGGTTCACTCATTCTTGGTGGATCCAAAATCATAAACAATATGGAACTTGGTCATAACGTACTTCATGGACAATATGATTGGATGAACGATCCTCGATTTAACTCTCGTACTTTTGAATGGGACATTGTAAGTGATGCTCACCAATGGAAGTTCTATCATAATTATATGCACCATACCTATACAAATGTTCTTAATAAAGATCATGATTATGGATATAATTTTACTCGATTGACCGAAGGCCAAAAGTGGAAGCCTGTACACCTAACACAACCTTTTACGAATATGTTTTTGGCGATGAACTTCCAGTGGGGTGTAGGTGCTCACGGTTACCGAGTGGAATATATGGAGATTCCTAAAAAACAAAGAAAGAAAAAATCTCTGAAAGATTATAAGGCAGTGTTCTTCAAAAAAATTGAACTACAACTTGTAAAAGATTATCTTTTCTTTCCACTCCTTGCTGGTTTGAATTTTCCAAAAATCATTTTAGGAAATTTGATCGCCAATTTGATTCGAAATCTTTGGACTTATGCTGTGATCTTCTGTGGTCATTTTACTGAAAATGCAGAATCTTTTTCCGTAGATGATATTGTCGGAGAAACAAAAGCGCAGTGGTATCTAAGACAACTCAAAGGTTCTTCTAACTTAGATGGTAGTAACTTTTTTTATACGATGACTGGGCATTTGAGTCACCAAATCGAACACCATATGTTCCCTGATATGCCGGCAAAACGTTATCGTGAAGTGGCACCTCGTTTGAAAGAAATTTGTGCTAAGTATGGCCAACACTACAATACAGGAAGTTTCGTGAAACAGTTTGCTTCCGTTTGGAAACGAATCGTCGCTTATTCTTTTCCTGATTCCATTGCCGGAAAGTTAATGGGAAATAAAAAGAAATACTTAGAACCAACTGCGTTACTTTCGCAACCCAGTTTTCAGATCTCCCTTCCTAGTGAAGAGAAGTCAGCGACTCTCACATAA
- a CDS encoding ferredoxin reductase, with product MKTFPFIYNEPKQFLSSLQGKQWADFLLGEINPRFSVTTIKAKVVAVREETADAKTIVLKPNWLWKGFRSGQHVPVTVEIAGRRVTRFYSLSSRPNDKHLSITVKRQKGGLVSNFINTNIKKGDVLELGEATGEFVLPKTLPSKFLFLAGGSGITPIHSILKQLEANQFKGKATLLYFVRSFEDIILHSSLEEIAKSTGWLEIKYIFSDVPKEGYDSGFLTKEILQKYAEDLKSYSVYVCGPAPMQTKALSLLEGNEIKSELFLLPGQTSLKVKKTGTVDVFLSLSHKTIQVKGERSLLEELEDQGIYPQSGCRMGICHTCVCKKAVGSVTDLSNGEVSELGEENIQICVSRAESNLELEL from the coding sequence ATGAAAACATTTCCTTTTATCTACAACGAACCAAAGCAATTCCTGAGTTCCCTCCAGGGCAAACAATGGGCCGATTTTCTTTTAGGGGAAATCAACCCTAGATTTTCTGTCACAACCATCAAAGCGAAAGTTGTGGCTGTTCGGGAAGAAACTGCTGATGCAAAGACAATCGTGTTAAAGCCCAACTGGTTATGGAAGGGTTTTCGTTCAGGCCAACATGTTCCTGTCACTGTAGAAATTGCAGGGAGGAGAGTGACTCGGTTTTATTCTTTGTCTTCACGGCCAAATGATAAACATTTAAGTATCACCGTGAAACGCCAAAAAGGCGGACTTGTATCCAATTTTATCAATACTAACATTAAAAAGGGCGATGTATTAGAGTTAGGTGAGGCAACGGGTGAGTTTGTCCTTCCCAAAACTTTACCTTCTAAGTTTTTATTTTTAGCAGGTGGAAGTGGAATCACTCCCATCCACTCCATTCTAAAACAACTAGAGGCAAATCAATTTAAAGGAAAAGCCACTCTTCTTTACTTTGTTCGATCATTCGAAGATATCATTTTACATTCTTCTTTAGAAGAAATCGCAAAATCAACTGGATGGTTAGAAATCAAATATATCTTTTCAGATGTTCCTAAAGAGGGATATGATTCAGGATTTTTAACCAAAGAGATTTTGCAAAAGTATGCAGAAGATTTAAAATCCTATTCTGTTTATGTATGTGGGCCTGCCCCCATGCAAACCAAAGCTCTTTCACTTTTAGAAGGTAACGAAATCAAATCGGAACTTTTTTTGTTACCCGGTCAAACTTCTTTGAAGGTAAAAAAAACGGGAACGGTAGATGTCTTTTTATCTTTAAGTCACAAAACCATTCAAGTCAAAGGGGAACGTTCTTTACTAGAAGAACTCGAAGACCAAGGAATTTACCCACAAAGCGGATGCCGTATGGGGATTTGCCATACTTGTGTTTGTAAAAAAGCAGTAGGTTCTGTCACGGATTTATCTAACGGCGAAGTATCTGAGTTAGGTGAAGAGAATATCCAAATCTGTGTTTCTCGTGCCGAATCAAATTTGGAATTAGAACTCTAA
- a CDS encoding TetR family transcriptional regulator, with the protein MKLNKRYAQKLRTHDNLLESALQLMGEEKGLGDLSLREVAGEAGIVPAAFYRHFKNMEELGLSLVDECGGRIQTIVGDARNKGAYKSALQLTIGFFFDYVTHNRSLFRFISRERTGGNRKIREKIRESMNAIAAELAKDMRMPKMIPQLDIQFASELIVSICFLMASDFLDLATDAHSEMRKLKLQTIKQVRLVFIGTIRGRKKR; encoded by the coding sequence ATGAAACTCAACAAACGATATGCCCAAAAGCTTCGCACTCACGACAATTTGCTCGAAAGTGCCTTACAATTGATGGGAGAGGAGAAAGGATTAGGGGATCTTAGCCTTCGGGAAGTGGCTGGAGAGGCTGGGATTGTCCCTGCTGCCTTCTACCGGCATTTTAAGAATATGGAAGAACTGGGACTGTCACTTGTGGACGAATGCGGTGGGAGGATCCAAACCATCGTTGGGGATGCCAGAAACAAAGGAGCTTATAAGTCGGCCTTACAACTGACCATCGGCTTCTTTTTTGACTATGTGACGCATAACCGCTCACTCTTTCGCTTTATCTCCAGAGAACGTACGGGGGGAAACCGAAAGATCCGTGAAAAAATTCGCGAATCGATGAATGCCATTGCTGCCGAACTCGCAAAAGACATGCGAATGCCCAAGATGATTCCACAACTAGACATTCAGTTTGCTTCTGAGTTAATTGTTAGTATTTGTTTTCTTATGGCTTCAGACTTTTTAGATCTTGCCACGGATGCTCATTCTGAGATGCGAAAACTAAAATTACAAACCATCAAACAAGTTCGTTTGGTATTTATCGGAACAATCAGGGGAAGGAAAAAACGATAA
- a CDS encoding histidine kinase dimerization/phosphoacceptor domain -containing protein, whose amino-acid sequence MPLTELKHSLGHILLVEDEAILAISQSEFLKNKGYSVTYVSNSNDAYDYITSGERVDLILMDINLSDGMDGIQLAEKILSYREIPVLFVSGYSDNKILDRVCKIKHYGYVPKISSPDIVECMIKSALQLYQAEQTLAFREKELRITFEAMGDGVIVLTPEGLIREINHKALDMLGYQKVDVLEKEITSFLYLVQADARTRVSYPFLNSSNTLVYTERKNDLIIVSRSGRETHVTETISPILDDEKKLNGIVIVFRETPSASILVPPKDSESLYAKVFQLSPIPMAISTVKDGTYLDVNSSMETLFELEKSKVIGRKTEEFKAWSNPTDIERLNKAYQENGKMSGERMSVEHSDGKKFDVLVFSQAFEIAGERFILWINLDVTKILDMEGRLAKSVEEKDVLLKELQHRVKNTLAIISGLLNLESFKVENDVAKQSFLNAQSRIMSMSKVYENLYQSEDLESVDLRKYIEDLVFSLHDIFVLNPTKIRFDVKLEEIRLDLKRTLPLGLILNELLTNALKYAYPSEKGGDVRIHLSRSNENIILSVGDDGEGLPDSVNIEKGNHFGYELIRSLTSQLKGVFSSVSKKGGGLNIMISFPVKSNDK is encoded by the coding sequence ATGCCACTAACGGAACTCAAACATAGTTTAGGTCATATTCTACTTGTGGAAGATGAAGCCATCTTGGCCATCTCACAATCAGAATTTTTGAAAAACAAAGGGTATTCCGTCACTTATGTATCAAATTCAAATGATGCTTACGATTATATCACATCAGGCGAACGAGTTGATTTGATTCTAATGGATATCAATCTATCGGATGGAATGGATGGAATCCAACTTGCAGAAAAGATTCTATCCTATCGCGAAATACCTGTTCTATTTGTAAGTGGTTATTCTGATAATAAAATCTTAGATCGTGTATGTAAGATAAAACATTACGGTTATGTTCCTAAAATTTCAAGTCCTGATATAGTGGAATGTATGATTAAGTCCGCTCTCCAGCTATACCAAGCAGAACAAACATTAGCTTTCAGAGAAAAAGAACTTCGGATCACTTTTGAAGCAATGGGTGATGGAGTGATTGTTCTGACTCCAGAAGGTTTGATCCGAGAAATCAATCACAAAGCTTTAGATATGTTAGGGTATCAAAAAGTGGATGTATTAGAAAAAGAGATTACATCCTTTTTGTATTTGGTACAAGCCGATGCCCGAACCCGAGTATCCTATCCTTTTTTGAACTCATCAAATACACTTGTTTATACGGAAAGAAAGAACGATTTAATTATTGTTTCTCGTAGTGGTCGTGAAACGCATGTTACAGAAACCATCTCGCCCATTTTGGATGATGAAAAAAAACTGAATGGAATTGTAATTGTTTTTAGAGAAACACCATCTGCATCTATTTTGGTTCCGCCAAAAGATAGCGAAAGTTTATATGCGAAAGTATTCCAGTTGAGTCCGATTCCTATGGCAATCTCCACAGTGAAAGATGGAACTTATTTGGATGTAAACTCTTCGATGGAAACTCTTTTCGAATTAGAAAAATCAAAAGTCATTGGTAGAAAAACCGAAGAATTTAAGGCTTGGAGTAATCCCACAGACATTGAACGTCTCAATAAAGCTTACCAGGAAAATGGAAAGATGTCTGGTGAAAGGATGTCAGTAGAACATTCCGATGGAAAAAAGTTTGATGTTTTAGTTTTCAGCCAAGCCTTTGAGATCGCCGGGGAACGTTTTATTTTATGGATCAATCTAGATGTGACAAAAATTCTAGATATGGAAGGACGACTTGCTAAGTCAGTAGAAGAAAAAGATGTTCTACTGAAAGAGTTACAACACCGAGTCAAAAATACCCTCGCCATCATATCGGGACTTCTCAATCTCGAGTCTTTCAAAGTTGAAAATGATGTCGCCAAACAGTCGTTCTTGAACGCTCAGTCGAGAATCATGTCTATGTCAAAGGTTTATGAAAATCTTTATCAATCAGAAGATTTAGAATCTGTAGACCTTCGTAAGTACATAGAAGATTTAGTATTTAGCCTTCATGATATTTTTGTTCTCAATCCTACAAAAATTAGATTCGATGTAAAGTTAGAAGAAATTCGTTTGGATTTAAAACGAACTCTACCATTGGGTTTGATTTTGAACGAACTACTCACTAATGCTTTGAAGTATGCTTATCCTAGCGAAAAGGGTGGGGATGTTAGGATTCATCTTTCTCGTTCTAACGAAAATATCATTTTATCGGTTGGAGATGATGGAGAAGGATTACCTGATTCGGTGAATATTGAAAAAGGAAATCATTTTGGGTATGAGTTGATTCGTAGTTTGACTTCTCAATTAAAAGGTGTATTTTCTTCTGTCTCTAAAAAAGGAGGAGGGCTTAACATTATGATTTCCTTTCCTGTGAAATCGAATGATAAATGA
- a CDS encoding 6-carboxytetrahydropterin synthase: MFTQENGKFYVRIEGRFESAHFLYQYFADGSDEPIHGHSWKVEVFLEGNTNIRPDGISYDFLTARTKLMELVHSIDHILINDHPDFKGINPTSENVARWFYSGLKADVKSSEGKIRRIVIHEGPENLAFFEP, from the coding sequence ATGTTTACCCAAGAAAACGGGAAATTTTACGTCCGCATCGAGGGAAGGTTTGAATCGGCCCATTTCCTCTACCAGTACTTTGCCGATGGCTCCGATGAACCCATCCACGGCCATTCCTGGAAGGTAGAGGTATTTTTAGAGGGAAATACGAACATTCGCCCAGACGGTATTTCCTACGATTTCCTAACGGCTCGAACGAAACTCATGGAACTGGTGCATTCCATCGACCATATCCTCATCAACGACCATCCTGACTTTAAGGGGATCAATCCCACATCTGAAAATGTAGCGCGTTGGTTTTATTCCGGTTTGAAAGCGGATGTAAAATCTTCTGAAGGCAAAATCCGGCGGATCGTGATTCATGAAGGGCCTGAAAATCTCGCTTTCTTTGAGCCATAG
- a CDS encoding DUF1858 domain-containing protein: MTETTKPRFFKEMTVGEAIAIHPEAGLVFSSYHLGGCSHCSINEVETIEQVCMGYGVEVDTLIDSLNNLFAEE; this comes from the coding sequence ATGACCGAAACAACAAAACCGCGCTTTTTTAAAGAAATGACTGTGGGAGAGGCAATTGCCATCCACCCGGAAGCAGGTCTAGTTTTCTCCAGCTACCATTTAGGTGGATGTTCACACTGCTCCATCAATGAAGTAGAAACTATTGAACAAGTTTGTATGGGTTACGGAGTCGAAGTAGACACCCTTATTGATTCCCTAAACAATCTTTTCGCAGAAGAATAG
- a CDS encoding fumarylacetoacetate hydrolase family protein: MAKQFVRFQYKNKIDWGLVSYEKILPLQTGDKTTKDLLVDLQKKRIKLNTKSKKTLKKEDVVILSPITAPCQIICQGANYHKHTLESGLNPKSKTYNLFFTKSDVALTTAIGDVIRPNHVELLDYEIELGVVFGKPIDAPLDVNTYNPNDYIAALFVANDISARDIQLPQLQWYKGKSYRTFFPAGPILSVLEQDDYQLIDSLELNLRVNGKIRQSAKANQMIYPPKESIAELSEFARIQVGDVLLTGTPSGCALKAPGKLKQILAGFLPEHKKWEVFIKGQKQRSQYLQPGDEIKAAIRTSDGKLDLGEQILLVKQG; this comes from the coding sequence ATGGCAAAACAATTTGTACGTTTCCAATATAAAAATAAAATTGATTGGGGGCTTGTTAGCTATGAAAAAATCCTTCCACTACAAACGGGTGATAAAACCACCAAAGATTTGCTAGTTGATCTTCAAAAAAAAAGAATCAAGCTAAATACCAAATCTAAGAAAACACTGAAGAAAGAAGATGTGGTAATTCTTTCTCCCATCACTGCTCCCTGCCAAATCATTTGCCAAGGTGCCAATTATCACAAACATACATTGGAATCTGGACTAAATCCCAAATCAAAAACATACAATTTGTTTTTTACCAAATCGGATGTTGCTCTCACGACTGCTATTGGTGATGTGATCCGACCAAACCACGTAGAACTTTTAGATTATGAAATTGAACTGGGAGTTGTATTTGGTAAACCAATTGATGCCCCACTTGATGTTAATACCTACAATCCAAATGATTACATAGCAGCTCTCTTCGTAGCCAATGATATCTCAGCAAGAGACATCCAACTTCCACAACTACAATGGTATAAAGGAAAATCTTATCGAACTTTTTTTCCAGCAGGTCCAATCCTTTCCGTTTTAGAACAGGACGACTACCAGCTGATTGATTCCTTAGAATTAAACCTTAGAGTCAATGGAAAGATACGACAATCGGCAAAAGCAAACCAAATGATTTATCCACCGAAAGAAAGTATCGCCGAACTTTCCGAGTTCGCTAGGATACAAGTAGGAGATGTTTTGCTCACGGGAACACCTTCGGGATGTGCACTCAAAGCTCCAGGAAAACTAAAACAGATATTAGCAGGTTTTCTACCCGAACATAAAAAATGGGAAGTTTTTATCAAAGGCCAAAAACAACGATCTCAGTATTTACAACCAGGTGATGAAATCAAAGCTGCAATCCGCACTTCCGATGGAAAGTTGGATTTAGGGGAACAAATTCTTTTGGTCAAACAAGGTTAA
- a CDS encoding DUF2721 domain-containing protein: protein MDYLTYSIPGLLFPAISLLMLAYTNRFFGLAKLSRQLLSEYETSKSEILEKQIYNLRFRISLILYSQSAGIFSLILCTCSMGMIPFYNIIAWILFASSLLFMVISLVLALIEIHLSVIALDIERNSILNSISK, encoded by the coding sequence TTGGACTACCTAACATATAGTATACCAGGGCTTTTATTTCCGGCGATTTCCTTACTGATGCTCGCTTATACCAATCGATTTTTTGGTTTGGCCAAACTTTCGAGACAACTCCTCAGTGAATATGAAACATCCAAATCAGAAATTTTGGAAAAACAAATCTACAATCTACGTTTTCGCATTTCTCTTATTTTATATTCTCAAAGTGCGGGCATCTTTAGTTTGATTCTTTGCACTTGTTCAATGGGTATGATCCCATTTTATAATATCATTGCTTGGATTTTATTTGCTTCATCGCTTTTGTTTATGGTAATCTCTCTTGTCTTGGCACTGATTGAAATACACTTATCGGTGATTGCATTAGACATTGAAAGAAATTCGATATTGAATTCTATCTCTAAATAA
- a CDS encoding zinc-dependent alcohol dehydrogenase family protein — translation MKQAQIQSFGLDHLEIVNIPEPASPGPLEVLVRLRAASLNYRDSLVVEGKYNPKFPLPLVPCSDGAGEVISIGSGVTEWKVGDRVLLTFAPKWIAKEATHAEMRHTIGGPLPGTLREFALVPETGLVRIPTHLSYEEAATLPCAALTAWSGLFQFSQLKPGEFVVVQGTGGVSIFALQFAKLVGAKVILTSSNDEKLERGKTLGADYLINYKETPEWGKEVRRITEKVGADHIIEVGGAGTLEQSIAACRPFGVIHLIGILAGKSGELNLLAAVMNNLKIQGLVVGGRKAFIEMNGAIEASGLRPVVDKVFTLEESAEAIRYLRSGSHFGKIVIRI, via the coding sequence ATGAAACAAGCACAAATCCAAAGTTTTGGTTTGGATCATTTAGAAATTGTAAACATTCCTGAGCCAGCGAGTCCAGGTCCACTTGAAGTGCTCGTTCGGCTGCGTGCGGCTTCTTTAAACTACCGTGATTCTTTGGTTGTGGAAGGAAAATACAATCCAAAATTTCCACTTCCACTCGTTCCTTGCAGTGATGGCGCTGGCGAAGTCATCAGTATTGGCTCTGGAGTCACTGAATGGAAAGTGGGAGATCGCGTTCTTCTTACTTTTGCTCCTAAGTGGATTGCGAAAGAAGCGACTCATGCAGAAATGCGGCATACCATTGGAGGCCCTTTACCAGGCACCTTACGAGAGTTCGCTTTAGTGCCAGAGACTGGCCTTGTTCGGATTCCAACACATTTGTCTTATGAAGAAGCAGCCACCTTACCTTGTGCAGCCCTCACCGCCTGGTCTGGTTTATTTCAATTTAGCCAATTAAAACCAGGTGAATTTGTTGTTGTCCAAGGAACAGGTGGTGTTTCTATTTTTGCCTTACAGTTTGCGAAATTGGTTGGTGCTAAAGTCATTCTTACTTCATCTAATGATGAAAAGTTAGAACGAGGAAAAACTTTAGGGGCTGATTACCTAATCAATTATAAAGAAACACCTGAATGGGGAAAAGAAGTCCGTCGGATCACAGAAAAAGTAGGAGCCGATCATATCATTGAAGTGGGAGGAGCTGGAACCTTGGAACAATCCATTGCAGCCTGTCGTCCGTTTGGTGTGATTCATTTGATTGGAATCCTTGCTGGTAAATCAGGGGAACTGAACTTACTCGCTGCTGTTATGAACAACTTAAAAATCCAAGGTCTTGTTGTCGGCGGAAGAAAAGCCTTCATCGAAATGAACGGGGCCATCGAAGCTTCTGGCTTACGACCTGTGGTTGATAAAGTTTTTACCTTAGAAGAATCGGCCGAGGCAATCCGATACTTACGTTCGGGATCTCATTTTGGAAAAATTGTAATTCGAATTTAG